In one window of Mesorhizobium sp. B2-1-1 DNA:
- a CDS encoding carbohydrate ABC transporter permease, producing the protein MPRRSSLPVTFVVPTLAILLVLSMVPTLYAVVIALQNRELSSTAYSYVWFSNFADLFADRRFLNAVWVSVKWEFVTVIATMTVAIGLGVLMFEVASPRLRNVYCLLFIIPVLLPRVSAAFVWKFAYHPLYGIATYPYRLLTGGLIFDPLSKPSTALFAVASVDVWQWGLFFAVIVLKLLETLPPQPIEAARLDHAKRWQIHAYVTLPMLKAPLVSLMFVKMIESLRSFDLIYVMTRGGPGVATETLDMYAFSQGFIESGKVSYASAMAVLMMIATVITFTMLWRRVQA; encoded by the coding sequence ATGCCGCGACGCTCATCCCTGCCGGTCACCTTCGTCGTGCCGACACTCGCCATCCTTCTGGTGCTGTCGATGGTGCCGACGCTCTACGCGGTCGTCATCGCCCTGCAGAACCGTGAACTCAGCTCGACAGCCTATTCCTATGTCTGGTTCTCGAACTTCGCCGACCTGTTCGCCGACCGCCGCTTTCTCAACGCCGTCTGGGTGTCGGTGAAATGGGAATTCGTCACGGTTATCGCGACGATGACGGTCGCCATCGGACTGGGCGTCCTGATGTTCGAGGTCGCCTCGCCGCGCCTTCGCAACGTCTATTGCCTGCTGTTCATCATCCCGGTCCTGCTGCCGCGCGTCTCGGCGGCCTTCGTCTGGAAGTTCGCCTACCATCCGCTCTACGGCATCGCCACTTACCCCTACCGGCTGCTGACCGGTGGGCTGATCTTCGATCCGCTGTCCAAGCCGTCGACGGCGTTGTTCGCGGTCGCATCGGTCGATGTCTGGCAATGGGGCCTGTTCTTCGCCGTCATCGTGCTGAAGCTCCTGGAAACGCTGCCGCCGCAGCCGATCGAGGCGGCCCGGCTCGACCATGCCAAACGCTGGCAGATCCACGCCTATGTGACCTTGCCGATGCTGAAGGCGCCGCTGGTCAGCCTGATGTTCGTCAAGATGATCGAATCGCTGCGCTCCTTCGATCTGATCTATGTGATGACCCGCGGCGGTCCGGGCGTGGCAACCGAGACGCTCGACATGTACGCCTTCTCGCAAGGCTTCATCGAGTCCGGCAAGGTCTCCTACGCCTCGGCGATGGCGGTGCTGATGATGATCGCCACGGTCATCACCTTCACCATGCTGTGGAGGCGGGTGCAGGCATGA
- a CDS encoding carbohydrate ABC transporter permease — translation MRPGRLIGKTVLAFAGFMAVFPLLWTALNSLKNNVDIITRVPRLVFTPTLANISYIVGRDSVMTGLYNSVVACGCAVLIGVVLGLPAAYAVARYPNRWAGDIQFFVLSLRFLPPVAVAIPLMVIWLQLGLYDTLAALIVTYCLLTISVIMWLAIPAFQAVPKEVEEAAFVDGYGAYSVFWRIALPVAARSLIGAVAFSFVLVWNEFLIALMLSSSNAKTLPIVASELSQQGMNVPWGILNASVVLLSLPPLLFLGVLSGFLNSVFRQKKT, via the coding sequence ATGAGACCTGGCCGCCTGATCGGCAAGACCGTGCTGGCGTTTGCCGGTTTCATGGCCGTGTTTCCGTTGCTCTGGACGGCGCTCAATTCGCTGAAGAACAATGTCGACATCATCACCCGCGTCCCGCGCCTGGTGTTCACGCCGACGCTGGCCAACATCAGCTATATCGTCGGCCGCGACAGCGTCATGACCGGCCTCTACAATTCGGTCGTCGCCTGCGGTTGCGCGGTGCTGATCGGCGTGGTGCTCGGCCTGCCGGCGGCCTACGCGGTAGCGCGCTACCCGAACCGCTGGGCCGGCGACATCCAGTTCTTCGTTTTGTCGCTTCGCTTCCTGCCGCCGGTGGCGGTCGCCATTCCGCTGATGGTGATCTGGCTGCAGCTCGGGCTTTACGACACGCTCGCCGCGCTGATCGTCACCTATTGCCTGCTCACCATCTCGGTGATCATGTGGCTCGCCATTCCCGCCTTCCAGGCCGTGCCGAAGGAGGTCGAGGAAGCGGCCTTCGTCGATGGCTACGGCGCCTATTCGGTGTTCTGGAGGATTGCGCTGCCGGTCGCGGCGCGTTCGCTGATCGGTGCGGTGGCTTTCAGTTTCGTGCTGGTCTGGAACGAGTTCCTGATCGCGCTGATGCTGTCGAGCTCCAACGCCAAGACCTTGCCGATCGTCGCCTCGGAACTCTCCCAACAAGGCATGAACGTGCCGTGGGGAATCCTGAACGCCTCGGTCGTGCTTCTGTCGCTGCCGCCGCTGTTGTTTCTCGGCGTGCTCAGCGGCTTCCTGAATTCCGTTTTCCGGCAAAAAAAGACTTGA
- a CDS encoding AraC family transcriptional regulator gives MQFRRRRNPVATLRTAPAFEHIVTEASDSFLWRLDDYPWERNVWNFHPEYEIHLLRKSSGVVLVGDHIGEFGPGYLTIVGGGLPHDWVTAVQPGELIEGRDIVLQFDAERLRGSAGLLPELRELEPFLERSLRGMVFHGRTALEGAELMERMGDVSGLTRFCLFLNLVDLLARTDEYELLSSPDFSPVLDAASLDIIQRTLTYLFQHFAEDLKLPDVAALAGMTESTFSRFFQKNTGNSFSDHLAKLRLWQACKLLADTDIPITDICFQVGYMNISNFNRAFMRKHKMTPSSYRKLSRQRLAMRA, from the coding sequence ATGCAGTTCAGGCGCAGAAGGAATCCGGTTGCGACGCTTCGCACGGCGCCGGCCTTCGAACATATCGTCACCGAGGCGAGCGACAGTTTCCTGTGGCGGCTGGACGACTATCCCTGGGAGCGCAATGTCTGGAATTTCCATCCGGAGTACGAAATCCACCTCTTGCGAAAATCTTCCGGCGTCGTGCTGGTCGGCGACCACATCGGCGAGTTCGGGCCGGGTTACCTGACCATTGTCGGCGGCGGGCTGCCGCATGATTGGGTGACGGCGGTGCAGCCGGGCGAGCTGATCGAAGGCCGCGACATCGTCCTCCAGTTCGATGCCGAGAGGCTGCGCGGGTCGGCTGGCCTGTTGCCCGAACTACGCGAACTGGAGCCGTTCCTGGAGCGGTCGCTGCGCGGCATGGTTTTTCATGGCCGCACGGCACTGGAAGGCGCCGAGTTGATGGAACGGATGGGGGACGTCAGCGGGCTAACCAGGTTCTGCCTGTTCCTGAATCTCGTCGATCTCCTCGCCAGGACCGACGAATACGAGCTGTTGTCTTCGCCGGATTTCTCCCCTGTTCTGGATGCCGCCTCGCTCGACATCATCCAGCGCACGCTGACCTATCTGTTTCAGCATTTCGCCGAAGATCTGAAGCTGCCTGATGTGGCGGCGCTCGCGGGAATGACCGAGAGCACATTCTCGCGCTTCTTCCAGAAGAACACCGGCAATTCCTTCAGTGACCACCTTGCCAAGCTGAGGCTGTGGCAGGCCTGCAAGCTGCTGGCCGATACCGATATTCCGATCACCGACATCTGTTTCCAGGTCGGCTATATGAACATCTCCAATTTCAACCGCGCCTTCATGCGCAAGCACAAGATGACGCCGTCATCCTATCGCAAGCTGTCGCGGCAGCGGCTGGCGATGCGCGCGTAA
- a CDS encoding MATE family efflux transporter, with translation MSAIEAGARAPENLWRQEIRATLALAWPMVLTNLGQTAMTATDVMMMGRLGADTLASGALGANLYFMPLIFGLGLMLATSPMMATELGRRRHSVRDLRRTVRQGLWLAILICIPIWIFLWHGENVLLAMGQEPALAHSAGIYLRWLEWAVLPFYGYIVLRSFISALERPGWALIIVFVAVACNALFNWVFMFGNLGVPAMGISGSGLATSLSSTLMFVGMAAVVMWEKKFRRYHLFGRFWRSDWPRFKGLLRLGLPIAGILAFEVTIFNAAALLMGLIDADSLAAHAIAIQIASISFMVPLGLNQAVTVRVGLAHGAGNPEGVSRAGWTAFVIGVSFMALMGLIMILWPHLLISAFIDLANPANARVITLAVSFLVFAALFQVFDGAQAVAAGMLRGLHDTKVPMIYAAIGYWGVGLPLGVLLAFPFGFHGVGIWIGLSSGLAVVAALLLARWLRRDRLAPPLVFEH, from the coding sequence ATGTCTGCGATCGAAGCCGGCGCTCGCGCGCCGGAAAATCTTTGGCGTCAGGAAATCAGGGCGACTTTGGCGCTCGCCTGGCCGATGGTGCTGACCAATCTCGGCCAGACCGCCATGACGGCCACCGACGTCATGATGATGGGCAGGCTGGGGGCGGACACGCTGGCCAGCGGCGCGCTTGGCGCCAATCTCTATTTCATGCCGCTGATCTTCGGCCTCGGCCTGATGCTGGCGACCTCGCCGATGATGGCGACCGAGCTCGGCCGCCGCCGTCATTCGGTGCGCGACCTGCGCCGCACCGTGCGCCAGGGCCTGTGGCTGGCGATCCTCATCTGCATCCCGATCTGGATCTTCCTCTGGCACGGCGAGAACGTGCTGCTCGCCATGGGCCAGGAACCGGCTCTGGCGCACAGCGCCGGCATCTATCTGCGCTGGCTGGAATGGGCGGTGCTGCCCTTCTACGGCTATATCGTGCTGCGTTCCTTCATCTCGGCGCTGGAGCGGCCGGGCTGGGCGCTGATCATCGTCTTCGTCGCCGTCGCCTGCAACGCGCTCTTCAACTGGGTGTTCATGTTCGGCAATCTCGGCGTCCCGGCCATGGGCATATCAGGCTCGGGCCTTGCCACCTCGCTGTCCTCAACGCTGATGTTCGTCGGCATGGCCGCCGTGGTGATGTGGGAGAAGAAATTCAGGCGCTATCATCTGTTCGGCCGCTTCTGGCGGTCCGACTGGCCGCGCTTCAAGGGCCTGCTACGGCTTGGCCTGCCGATCGCCGGCATCCTTGCTTTCGAGGTGACGATCTTCAATGCCGCGGCGCTGCTGATGGGCCTTATCGACGCGGATTCGCTTGCCGCGCACGCCATCGCCATCCAGATCGCGTCGATCTCCTTCATGGTGCCGCTCGGCCTCAACCAAGCGGTGACGGTGCGCGTCGGGCTTGCGCATGGCGCCGGCAATCCGGAAGGCGTCTCGCGCGCCGGCTGGACCGCCTTCGTCATCGGCGTCTCGTTCATGGCCCTGATGGGTCTGATAATGATCCTGTGGCCGCATCTCCTGATCAGCGCCTTCATCGACCTGGCCAATCCGGCCAATGCCAGGGTGATCACGCTTGCCGTATCGTTCCTGGTCTTCGCGGCCCTGTTCCAGGTCTTCGATGGCGCGCAAGCGGTTGCCGCCGGCATGCTGCGCGGCCTGCACGACACCAAGGTGCCGATGATCTATGCCGCGATCGGCTATTGGGGCGTCGGCCTGCCGCTGGGCGTGCTGCTCGCCTTCCCTTTCGGCTTCCATGGCGTCGGCATCTGGATCGGGCTGTCCAGCGGACTGGCGGTGGTGGCGGCGTTGCTTCTGGCGCGCTGGCTACGGCGGGATCGCCTCGCGCCGCCGCTGGTGTTCGAACACTGA
- a CDS encoding NAD(P)-dependent alcohol dehydrogenase: MRALVLEKKGELALREIALPLDVGPDDVRIAIHTVGVCGSDVHYYTHGAIGSYVVRAPMVLGHEASGTIVEIGANVRTLKVGDRVCMEPGVPNLSSRATKLGIYNVDPDVTFWATPPVHGILAPQAVHPAAFTYRLPDNVSFAEGAMVEPFAIGMQAAARARIVPGDVAAVVGCGPIGIMIALAALAGGCSKVLISDFSAPKLEIAGRYPGVVPVNIGEQSLAEAVAEATDNWGADIVFEASGSPKAFANLFDVVRPGGAVVLVGLPVEPVSLNVPAAISKEVRIETVFRYANIFDRALQLIASGKVDLKPLITGTYPFSDSIEAFERAAAAHPQDVKLQILLSGKKG; encoded by the coding sequence ATGCGGGCACTGGTGCTTGAGAAAAAGGGCGAGCTGGCCCTGCGCGAGATCGCGTTGCCGCTCGACGTCGGCCCGGACGACGTCAGGATCGCCATCCACACGGTCGGCGTCTGCGGCAGCGACGTGCACTACTACACCCATGGCGCCATCGGCAGCTATGTCGTGCGCGCGCCGATGGTGCTCGGCCACGAGGCGTCCGGAACGATCGTCGAGATCGGCGCCAATGTCAGGACGCTGAAAGTCGGCGATCGCGTCTGCATGGAACCGGGCGTGCCGAACCTGTCGTCGCGGGCCACAAAACTCGGCATCTACAATGTCGACCCGGACGTCACCTTCTGGGCGACGCCGCCGGTGCACGGCATTCTGGCGCCGCAAGCCGTGCATCCGGCGGCGTTCACCTACAGGCTGCCCGACAACGTCTCCTTCGCCGAAGGCGCGATGGTCGAACCTTTCGCCATCGGCATGCAAGCGGCGGCGCGCGCGCGCATCGTTCCGGGTGACGTGGCGGCTGTCGTCGGCTGTGGCCCGATCGGCATCATGATAGCGCTGGCCGCCCTGGCCGGTGGTTGCTCGAAAGTGCTGATTTCCGACTTCTCCGCGCCCAAGCTCGAAATTGCCGGGCGCTATCCCGGCGTCGTTCCGGTCAACATCGGCGAGCAGTCATTGGCCGAGGCGGTGGCGGAGGCGACCGACAATTGGGGCGCGGACATCGTCTTCGAGGCCAGCGGCAGCCCCAAGGCGTTCGCCAATCTGTTCGATGTCGTGCGCCCTGGCGGCGCGGTGGTGCTCGTCGGGCTGCCGGTGGAGCCGGTGTCGCTCAACGTGCCGGCGGCCATATCGAAGGAAGTGCGCATCGAAACCGTGTTCCGCTATGCCAACATTTTCGACCGCGCTTTGCAGCTCATCGCTTCCGGCAAGGTCGATCTCAAGCCGCTGATCACCGGCACCTATCCCTTCTCCGACAGCATCGAGGCTTTCGAGCGGGCGGCGGCAGCGCACCCGCAGGACGTCAAGCTGCAGATCCTGCTCAGCGGCAAAAAGGGCTGA
- a CDS encoding ABC transporter ATP-binding protein — protein MSAITCSHVDKAYGTTTVIRDLNLSIEEHEFVVFLGPSGCGKSTLLRMLAGLEDISGGEVSIGGKVVNDLDPGDRGIAMVFQNYALYPHMTIFDNIAFGLRRQKVPAAEIQKRVEAVSRTLGLEPYLGRKPAELSGGQQQRVAIARAMIKTPKVFLFDEPLSNLDAKLRNHMRVEIARLHQSLKTTTVYVTHDQLEAMTLADRIVLLKDGVIEQVGSPAEIYERPGNLFVAGFIGTPNMNFIDLTVARKENGWMLTNGGTVFTVNGSRFKLQHGEQAVLGIRPPDLKPATPGSAGNFLAGTADLIEFHGNDALVTFALGGKEISALVPSRVCPTIRSDVRYTFDESDMHLFDAKSGLSLLTR, from the coding sequence ATGTCCGCGATCACCTGTTCCCATGTCGACAAGGCCTATGGCACCACGACGGTCATCCGCGACCTCAATCTCTCGATCGAGGAGCACGAGTTCGTCGTGTTCCTCGGCCCGTCCGGCTGTGGCAAGTCGACCTTGCTGCGCATGTTGGCGGGGCTGGAGGACATCAGCGGCGGCGAGGTCTCGATCGGCGGCAAGGTGGTTAACGATCTCGATCCGGGCGACCGCGGCATCGCCATGGTGTTCCAGAACTATGCCCTTTACCCGCACATGACGATCTTCGACAACATCGCCTTCGGGCTGCGGCGCCAGAAAGTGCCGGCGGCCGAGATCCAGAAGCGGGTCGAAGCGGTGTCGAGGACGCTCGGGCTGGAACCCTATCTCGGCCGCAAGCCGGCCGAGCTTTCCGGCGGCCAGCAGCAGCGCGTGGCGATCGCGCGCGCCATGATCAAGACGCCGAAAGTCTTCCTGTTCGACGAGCCGCTGTCCAATCTCGACGCCAAGCTGCGCAACCACATGCGCGTCGAGATCGCGCGGCTGCACCAGTCGCTGAAGACCACCACCGTCTATGTCACCCATGACCAGCTCGAAGCGATGACGCTCGCCGACCGCATCGTGCTGCTCAAGGACGGCGTCATCGAGCAGGTCGGCTCGCCGGCGGAAATCTACGAGCGGCCGGGCAATCTGTTCGTTGCCGGCTTCATCGGCACGCCGAACATGAATTTCATCGATTTGACGGTGGCCCGGAAAGAAAATGGCTGGATGCTGACCAATGGCGGAACTGTCTTCACCGTCAACGGCTCGCGCTTCAAGCTCCAACATGGCGAGCAGGCGGTGCTTGGCATCAGGCCCCCGGATCTCAAGCCCGCGACCCCCGGCAGCGCCGGAAATTTCCTGGCGGGAACGGCCGATCTCATCGAGTTTCATGGCAACGATGCACTGGTGACATTCGCTCTTGGTGGCAAGGAGATCAGCGCACTCGTTCCCAGCCGCGTCTGCCCAACTATCCGCAGCGATGTCCGCTATACGTTTGACGAATCGGATATGCATCTGTTCGATGCCAAGTCCGGCCTATCCTTGTTGACACGGTAA
- a CDS encoding FGGY-family carbohydrate kinase yields MTKQFVCAVDVGTGSARAGILDTSGTLLGRAEHPIAMHQPKADHAEHDSRDIWSAVCAAVRAAREKSGVAAEDIAGISFDATCSLVVRDRQGGQLSVSVTGEERWDTIVWLDHRAIAEADECTASGHEVLNYIGGVMSPEMATPKLMWLKRNLPKTWNEAGYLFDLTDFLTWQATGSLARSQCTLTAKWTYLAHREPAWQRDFFELVGLGDLFEHGNLPERASPVGAYIGSLSAQAAAELGLTETCRVGAGVIDAYAGALGVLGGFAGDERNIGRHLALIAGTSSCVMAMSPDPQPFAGVWGPYYGAALPKLWLSEGGQSATGALLDHIIRWHGAGGEPNAAMHATIASRVAELRAAEGDALAGRLHVLPDFHGNRSPLADPHAVGVVSGLTLDSSFDSLCRLYWRTAVGIALGVRHVLEALNENGYLIDTLHVTGGHTKNPLLMELYADATGCTVVEPLADEAVLLGTGMVAATAAGLFPDLNAACLAMQQGGRTRAANPAAGARFDRDYRIFLEMHRQRQALDAIQ; encoded by the coding sequence TTGACGAAACAGTTCGTTTGCGCGGTCGATGTCGGCACCGGGAGCGCCCGCGCGGGCATTCTCGACACCAGTGGCACCTTGCTCGGCCGCGCCGAGCACCCGATCGCCATGCACCAGCCGAAAGCCGATCACGCCGAGCATGATTCGCGCGATATCTGGTCAGCCGTGTGCGCCGCGGTGCGTGCGGCCCGCGAAAAATCCGGTGTTGCCGCCGAGGACATTGCCGGCATTTCCTTCGATGCCACCTGCTCGCTGGTCGTGCGCGACAGGCAAGGCGGCCAGCTCAGCGTTTCGGTGACCGGAGAGGAGCGCTGGGACACCATCGTCTGGCTCGATCACCGCGCCATCGCCGAGGCCGACGAATGCACGGCGAGCGGCCATGAGGTGCTCAACTATATCGGCGGCGTCATGTCGCCGGAAATGGCGACGCCGAAGCTGATGTGGCTGAAGCGAAACCTGCCGAAGACCTGGAATGAAGCCGGCTATCTATTCGACCTTACCGACTTCCTGACCTGGCAGGCGACGGGGTCGCTGGCCCGCTCGCAGTGCACGCTGACCGCCAAATGGACCTATCTGGCGCACCGGGAACCCGCATGGCAGCGCGATTTCTTCGAACTCGTCGGCCTCGGCGACCTCTTCGAGCACGGCAATCTGCCCGAAAGAGCCAGTCCGGTCGGCGCTTACATCGGCTCTTTGAGCGCGCAAGCAGCGGCGGAGCTCGGCCTGACGGAGACATGCCGGGTCGGCGCCGGGGTGATCGATGCCTATGCCGGTGCGCTTGGCGTGCTCGGCGGGTTTGCCGGCGACGAGCGGAATATCGGCCGTCATTTGGCGCTGATCGCCGGCACATCCTCCTGCGTCATGGCGATGTCACCCGATCCGCAGCCCTTCGCCGGGGTCTGGGGGCCATACTACGGCGCCGCGCTGCCGAAGCTGTGGCTGTCGGAGGGCGGCCAGTCGGCCACCGGCGCCCTGCTCGACCACATCATCCGCTGGCACGGCGCCGGCGGCGAGCCGAACGCAGCCATGCATGCCACGATTGCAAGCCGCGTCGCCGAGCTGCGCGCGGCGGAGGGCGATGCCCTTGCCGGCCGGCTGCATGTGCTGCCCGACTTTCACGGCAACCGCTCGCCGCTCGCCGACCCGCATGCGGTCGGCGTGGTCAGCGGCCTTACGCTGGATTCCTCCTTCGACAGCCTGTGCCGACTTTACTGGCGCACCGCCGTGGGCATCGCGCTCGGCGTGCGCCATGTGCTGGAAGCGCTGAACGAGAACGGCTATCTCATCGACACGCTGCATGTCACCGGCGGCCACACCAAAAATCCGCTCTTGATGGAACTCTATGCCGACGCCACCGGCTGCACGGTGGTCGAGCCGCTGGCCGACGAGGCGGTGCTGCTCGGCACAGGCATGGTGGCGGCGACCGCCGCCGGGCTTTTCCCCGACCTCAACGCGGCCTGTCTTGCCATGCAGCAGGGCGGCAGGACGCGCGCCGCCAACCCGGCCGCCGGCGCCCGCTTCGATCGCGACTACCGGATTTTCCTGGAGATGCACCGGCAACGCCAGGCGCTCGACGCGATCCAGTAG
- the speB gene encoding agmatinase: MGYDSGKLDALRRKYGESHGGEMFDPKFRKVADKIFSKSGTRLAPYSGIPTFLAAPYREISADNPDFGDLQVAITGVPMDLGVTNRPGSRFGPRALRAIERIGPYNHVLECAPTHELRVADIGDVPFQSRYRLETCHEDIERRTNQIVDAGVIPLSVGGDHSISHPILKAVGKKAPVGLIHIDAHCDTSGLFDMTKFHHGGPFRNAVLDGVLDPTRTIQIGIRGSAEYLWEFTYESGMTVIHAEEVTGLGIPAIIGKARRIVGDGPTYVSFDIDSVDPAFAPGTGTPEVGGLTTREVLELLRGLKGLNIVGGDVVEVAPQYDATTNTAHAGAQVLFEILSLMVFSPALKNS, from the coding sequence ATGGGTTATGACAGCGGCAAGCTCGACGCGTTGCGCCGCAAATATGGCGAGAGCCATGGCGGCGAGATGTTCGACCCGAAGTTCCGCAAGGTCGCCGACAAGATATTTTCCAAGTCGGGCACGCGGCTGGCGCCCTATTCCGGTATCCCCACCTTCCTCGCCGCGCCCTATCGCGAAATATCGGCCGACAACCCGGATTTCGGCGATTTGCAGGTAGCGATAACAGGCGTGCCGATGGATCTCGGCGTCACCAACCGGCCGGGCTCCCGCTTCGGGCCGCGGGCGCTGCGCGCCATCGAGCGCATCGGCCCCTACAATCACGTGCTGGAATGCGCACCGACGCATGAGCTCAGGGTCGCCGACATCGGCGACGTGCCGTTCCAGAGTCGCTACCGGCTCGAGACCTGCCATGAGGACATCGAGCGCCGCACCAACCAGATCGTCGATGCCGGCGTCATTCCATTGTCGGTCGGCGGCGACCATTCGATCAGCCATCCGATCCTGAAGGCCGTCGGCAAGAAGGCCCCGGTCGGCCTCATCCACATCGACGCCCATTGCGATACAAGCGGCTTGTTCGACATGACCAAGTTTCACCATGGCGGCCCGTTCCGCAACGCGGTGCTCGATGGCGTGCTCGACCCGACGCGCACCATCCAGATCGGCATCCGTGGCTCGGCCGAATATCTGTGGGAGTTCACCTACGAATCCGGCATGACCGTGATCCATGCCGAGGAGGTGACCGGCCTCGGTATCCCCGCCATTATCGGGAAGGCGCGCAGAATAGTCGGCGACGGACCGACCTATGTCTCCTTCGACATCGACAGCGTCGATCCGGCCTTCGCGCCGGGCACCGGCACGCCGGAAGTCGGCGGCCTGACGACTCGGGAAGTGCTCGAACTGCTGCGCGGCCTCAAAGGCCTCAACATCGTCGGCGGCGACGTGGTCGAGGTGGCGCCGCAATATGATGCGACCACCAACACCGCGCATGCCGGCGCCCAGGTGCTGTTCGAAATACTGAGCCTGATGGTGTTCAGCCCGGCGCTCAAAAACAGCTGA
- a CDS encoding ABC transporter substrate-binding protein, with product MKPIRLAASLGAAFMLSATVSTIALAQAPVCSAPVKVLAQPRDGLTLLEDSKAEFEKLAGAGFQIDYLNENDRRAKSRADASTVGNYNVYYVDEANVALFASSKWIVPLSDYYPADYDYADFDPGRQKVATYDGKVWFAPLTGGGDLMVYRKDVLEAAGIQPPKTLDELIADVPKLTNPDKGMYGIALRGARGSGANVWRWMPFFKAYGGQWFDGDKPVFNSDAAVKATETYLKLFKDSAPGTQTGSWDESTGAFLSGQVAILVESTPLSGMAVDPKTSQVVGNIGFLPPPSPLPGGGYGHGLAIAAKANADDASKKCAGLFIAWATSKENEKRRLDAHQFGELNRTSILASKEFADIYGADLGQALAETGKVTAVNFWQDPRWPDLGDRWGIILEELVTGTRTDIKGGLNELEAYANELVKK from the coding sequence ATGAAACCAATTCGGCTCGCTGCCAGCCTTGGTGCAGCTTTCATGCTTTCCGCTACCGTTTCAACCATCGCTTTAGCGCAGGCGCCGGTCTGCTCGGCGCCGGTCAAGGTGCTGGCGCAACCACGTGACGGCCTGACGCTTCTGGAGGACTCCAAGGCCGAGTTCGAGAAGCTTGCCGGCGCCGGCTTCCAGATCGATTACCTCAACGAGAACGACCGCCGCGCAAAATCGCGCGCCGATGCGTCCACGGTCGGCAACTACAACGTCTACTATGTCGACGAAGCCAATGTCGCGCTGTTCGCGTCCTCGAAATGGATCGTGCCGCTGAGCGATTATTATCCGGCCGACTACGACTATGCCGATTTCGATCCGGGCCGCCAGAAGGTCGCCACCTATGATGGCAAGGTCTGGTTCGCGCCGCTGACCGGCGGCGGCGACCTGATGGTCTATCGCAAGGACGTGCTGGAGGCAGCCGGCATCCAGCCGCCGAAGACGCTCGACGAGCTGATCGCCGACGTGCCGAAGCTGACCAATCCGGACAAGGGCATGTATGGCATCGCGCTGCGCGGCGCGCGCGGTTCGGGCGCCAATGTCTGGCGCTGGATGCCGTTCTTCAAGGCCTATGGCGGCCAGTGGTTCGACGGCGACAAGCCGGTCTTCAATTCCGACGCCGCGGTCAAGGCGACCGAGACCTACCTGAAACTGTTCAAGGATTCGGCGCCCGGCACGCAGACCGGCAGCTGGGATGAATCGACCGGCGCCTTCCTGTCGGGCCAGGTCGCGATCCTGGTCGAATCGACGCCGCTGTCGGGCATGGCGGTCGACCCGAAGACCTCGCAGGTCGTCGGCAACATAGGTTTCCTGCCGCCCCCGTCGCCACTGCCCGGCGGCGGTTACGGCCATGGCCTCGCCATCGCAGCGAAGGCCAATGCCGACGACGCCTCGAAGAAATGCGCCGGCCTGTTCATCGCCTGGGCAACATCGAAGGAAAACGAGAAGCGCCGGCTCGACGCCCACCAGTTCGGCGAGCTGAACCGCACCAGCATTCTGGCCAGCAAGGAATTCGCCGATATTTACGGCGCCGATCTCGGCCAGGCACTGGCCGAAACCGGCAAGGTCACGGCGGTCAATTTCTGGCAGGACCCGCGTTGGCCCGATCTCGGCGACCGCTGGGGTATCATCCTCGAGGAATTGGTCACCGGTACCCGCACCGACATCAAGGGCGGCCTCAACGAACTCGAGGCCTATGCCAACGAGCTGGTGAAGAAATAA